The Acidobacteriota bacterium nucleotide sequence ACCGCCGAGACCGCCCGTGGCGCGAATGTGAATGCCGTAAACGAAGCCTACTTCAACAAGGAAGTCGCGTCCCACATCAAGGACGCCTGGATCGACGCAAACAAGTGCGACGCACGAGATGAGCAGATCGGCATCGTCGGCTACGAGATCCCCTTCAACCGCCACTTCTACCAATACGAGCCGCCGCGCGAGTTGGCGGAGATTGATGCGGAGCTAGATGCACTGAGCGCGGAGATTGTGGAGATGCTGCGGAAGGTGCAGTCGTAATGGCAGCGCAATATCCGCAGTACCAAAGACTCAGATCCTCGGGAGTGGAGTGGCTCGGAGACATTCCCGCTCACTGGGACGTTCAAAGGCTTGGCCTGCTTTTCTCCGAAAGCAACGCAAGAGCTTCTTCAGACACCGAGAAGGAGTACCCAATCCTCAGTGTTTCAATCCACGACGGAATCTCTGACACGGAGATGAGCGACGGCGAGCTTGACCGAAAGGTGGCTAGGAGCAAAGACAGATCTCTCTACAAAGTCGTCCACGAGAACGATCTTGCATACAACATGATGCGTGCATGGCAGGGCGGTTTTGGCTCTGCCAAGGTAACCGGCCTAATCAGCCCCGCGTATGTAGTGTGCCGGCCGAAGACCGTCGCCTGTTCAGCGTTCTTCGAACAAGTGCTTCGAACCCCGAACGCAATCTCCGAACTAAGGCGCTACTCGCGGGGCATCACTGACTTTCGCCTGCGTCTCTACTGGGACGATTTCAAGACCATCCTGGTCCCGGTGCCTCCCGAAACCGAGCGAAAGTCAATCCAAGAGTTCCTCGACTACGAAACGGCGAAGATTGACGCGCTGATTGAGAAGCAACAGCAGCTCATCGACTTTCTCAAAGAGAAACGCGAGGGGCTCCTACACGTTGCCATTAGTGAGAAAGGCACGAAGAAGATTCGCCTGGAGAACTGCTGGGAGATTGTAAGTAGGCCAATTAC carries:
- a CDS encoding restriction endonuclease subunit S is translated as MEWLGDIPAHWDVQRLGLLFSESNARASSDTEKEYPILSVSIHDGISDTEMSDGELDRKVARSKDRSLYKVVHENDLAYNMMRAWQGGFGSAKVTGLISPAYVVCRPKTVACSAFFEQVLRTPNAISELRRYSRGITDFRLRLYWDDFKTILVPVPPETERKSIQEFLDYETAKIDALIEKQQQLIDFLKEKREGLLHVAISEKGTKKIRLENCWEIVSRPITRLDSEIYHPIGLLNRGRGVFHKDPTLGSDLGDSDFFYVEEGDLILSGQFAWEGAVALAGEEESRCVATHRYPIVRSKPGVTETAFLWALFASQIGHFLLNENSRGAAGRNRPLNMNSLMKEKILVPPLEAQQAVAKLVLREKALREYIQQPIALLQERRTALISAAVTGKIDVRGWKAPDSQVKAEVA